The Haloarchaeobius amylolyticus genome window below encodes:
- a CDS encoding RAD55 family ATPase codes for MARRFSTGMDTLDRLHDGGIPAGSLLALVAPPDSQSELLLDQLVAQHPALYLSTTRPADVVERGLGTAAENTEVVFLGPDPSPEDLTNALPHVPENCVVVLDQPNPLEAAPRRAYVAMLNQLSRRLAETDSIGFFHCTGDRETTPQRGTTLAAADVVWNLDLRVSTYAIENRLAVTKFRGGRALREPVKLQLTDDVRVDTSRDIA; via the coding sequence ATGGCACGACGGTTCTCGACGGGGATGGACACCCTGGACCGGCTCCACGACGGCGGCATCCCGGCCGGCAGCCTCCTCGCGCTGGTGGCACCGCCGGACAGCCAGAGCGAGTTGCTCCTCGACCAGCTCGTCGCCCAACACCCCGCGCTGTACCTCTCGACGACACGCCCCGCGGACGTGGTCGAGCGCGGCCTCGGCACCGCCGCCGAGAACACGGAGGTCGTGTTCCTCGGCCCCGACCCGTCCCCGGAGGACCTCACCAACGCCCTCCCGCACGTCCCCGAGAACTGCGTGGTCGTCCTCGACCAGCCGAACCCCCTCGAAGCGGCCCCCCGGCGGGCCTACGTCGCGATGCTCAACCAGCTCTCGCGCCGGCTCGCCGAGACCGACAGCATCGGCTTCTTCCACTGCACCGGCGACCGCGAGACGACGCCACAGCGCGGGACCACCCTCGCGGCCGCCGACGTGGTCTGGAACCTCGACCTCCGGGTGAGCACCTACGCCATCGAGAACCGCCTCGCGGTCACCAAGTTCCGCGGCGGCAGGGCCCTGCGCGAACCCGTCAAACTCCAGTTGACCGACGACGTGCGGGTCGATACCAGCCGGGACATCGCCTAG
- a CDS encoding lycopene cyclase domain-containing protein — MLPDITVLGPWTYLVTEVVFGTAAFILLWRADALHRAGKTVLVLYPVAYVWDWYTLEVGVFAIPMRTGVELLGIPIEEHIFMVVVPSLVIGVHELLHGPPTNRRRGEDPERDATDERHKT; from the coding sequence GTGCTCCCGGACATCACCGTGCTCGGGCCCTGGACCTACCTCGTGACCGAGGTCGTCTTCGGGACCGCGGCCTTCATCCTGCTCTGGCGTGCCGACGCGCTGCACCGGGCCGGCAAGACCGTCCTCGTGCTCTACCCCGTCGCCTACGTCTGGGACTGGTACACCCTCGAGGTCGGCGTCTTCGCCATCCCGATGCGGACCGGCGTCGAGTTGCTCGGCATCCCCATCGAGGAACACATCTTCATGGTCGTCGTGCCGTCGCTGGTCATCGGCGTCCACGAACTCCTGCACGGGCCGCCGACGAACCGCCGACGAGGCGAGGACCCCGAGCGAGACGCGACCGACGAGAGGCACAAGACGTAA
- a CDS encoding CBS domain-containing protein yields MDISDIATTEFIEVDVGERLGKVRSVFENSNPKGIIVTRDGEYEAVLSERVLLQSHVEDDAKVQALVKPSRNAPAPKVDRHEDVRETARVLVEGGVKVAPVFEGDNLWGIVTADDILEAVLDNLDALVVEQIYSDDPVTIGEQDTLGKVINLLREHGISRLPVVNEEGYLSGVVTRHDIADVVIRDMDKATTGERAGDTDRVLDMPVYDIMNSPVRTATVDDTVEAAVASMLENDLGGLIVVNEDDERLVTGVVTKTDVLRALTFTEEEHMDVQITNINLLDTLSREEIRQSLEEVTEKYQKMDVLHVHVRFQEHKEKLRGTPLIYSQIRVRTTNGQVAGSGEGYGAESAFRVALDKLERNVLEMKNYQSDEEYRGQLLRKLDEL; encoded by the coding sequence ATGGATATTTCTGATATCGCGACTACGGAGTTCATCGAAGTCGATGTCGGCGAGCGTCTCGGGAAGGTCCGCTCGGTGTTCGAGAACTCGAACCCGAAGGGCATCATCGTGACCCGGGACGGCGAGTACGAGGCAGTACTCTCAGAGCGTGTGTTGCTCCAGTCGCACGTCGAGGACGACGCCAAGGTCCAGGCGTTGGTCAAACCCAGCCGGAACGCGCCGGCGCCGAAGGTCGACCGACACGAGGACGTCAGGGAGACGGCGCGCGTCCTCGTCGAGGGTGGGGTGAAGGTCGCGCCCGTGTTCGAGGGTGACAACCTCTGGGGCATCGTCACGGCCGACGACATCCTCGAGGCGGTCCTGGACAACCTCGACGCGCTCGTCGTCGAGCAGATCTACTCCGACGACCCCGTCACCATCGGCGAACAGGACACCCTCGGGAAGGTCATCAACCTGCTCCGCGAGCACGGTATCTCGCGACTGCCGGTCGTCAACGAGGAGGGCTACCTCTCCGGCGTCGTGACCCGGCACGACATCGCCGACGTGGTCATCCGCGACATGGACAAGGCGACCACGGGCGAGCGCGCGGGCGACACCGACCGCGTGCTGGACATGCCGGTCTACGACATCATGAACAGCCCGGTGCGGACCGCGACCGTCGACGACACCGTCGAGGCGGCCGTCGCCTCCATGCTGGAGAACGACCTCGGGGGCCTCATCGTCGTCAACGAGGACGACGAGCGCCTCGTCACCGGCGTCGTCACCAAGACCGACGTGCTCCGCGCGCTGACCTTCACCGAGGAGGAGCACATGGACGTCCAGATCACCAACATCAACCTGCTCGACACCCTCTCCCGCGAGGAGATCCGCCAGTCGCTGGAGGAGGTCACCGAGAAGTACCAGAAGATGGACGTCCTGCACGTGCACGTCCGCTTCCAGGAGCACAAGGAGAAGCTCCGTGGCACCCCGCTCATCTACAGCCAGATCCGCGTCCGGACGACCAACGGTCAGGTCGCCGGCTCCGGCGAGGGCTACGGTGCCGAGTCCGCCTTCCGCGTCGCGCTGGACAAGCTCGAGCGCAACGTCCTCGAGATGAAGAACTACCAGTCCGACGAGGAGTACCGCGGCCAGCTCCTGCGCAAGCTCGACGAGCTGTAA
- the radB gene encoding DNA repair and recombination protein RadB yields the protein MQGNIETGCAEFDELLGGGFERGTVTQVYGPPAAGKTNVALVSAVETAARGGTVVYIDTEGLSLDRFEQIANARASRTEESVEDITGRIIVEEALDFQEQEEAVRDVDGFADRADLVVVDSATGFYRLERGEDSKGGEALRKVGRQVTHLLSLARKHDFAVLLTNQVFSDIDSDRTRALGGNTLEHWMGSVVRIDRFRGGNRRATLEKHRAKPAGDSVQFTITDSGIAAADV from the coding sequence GTGCAAGGGAACATCGAGACGGGGTGTGCCGAGTTCGACGAGCTCCTCGGGGGCGGGTTCGAGCGTGGCACCGTCACGCAGGTGTACGGGCCGCCGGCGGCCGGGAAGACCAACGTCGCGCTCGTCTCCGCCGTCGAGACCGCCGCCCGCGGGGGGACCGTCGTCTACATCGACACCGAGGGGCTGTCGCTCGACCGCTTCGAGCAGATCGCGAACGCGCGGGCCTCTCGCACGGAGGAGTCCGTCGAGGACATCACGGGCCGCATCATCGTCGAGGAGGCACTCGACTTCCAGGAGCAGGAGGAGGCGGTGCGTGACGTCGACGGGTTCGCCGACCGGGCCGACCTCGTCGTCGTCGACTCCGCGACCGGCTTCTACCGGCTCGAACGCGGGGAGGACTCGAAGGGCGGCGAGGCGCTGCGCAAGGTCGGCCGACAGGTCACCCACCTGCTCTCGCTCGCCCGCAAGCACGACTTCGCCGTCTTGCTCACCAACCAGGTGTTCTCCGACATCGACAGCGACCGGACGCGGGCACTCGGCGGGAACACGCTGGAGCACTGGATGGGCAGCGTCGTCCGCATCGACCGGTTCCGGGGCGGGAACCGTCGTGCGACGCTGGAGAAACATCGGGCGAAGCCGGCCGGCGACTCGGTCCAGTTCACCATCACCGACTCGGGTATCGCGGCAGCCGACGTCTGA
- a CDS encoding CDC48 family AAA ATPase: protein MNEVQLEVAKAYPNDSGRGIARLDPDTLLHLKLSPGDIIEIEGADTTAAKVWRADRQDWNTDTVRIDGFTRQNADVGIGERVTIRKAEATKADKLVLAPPEEASVQFGSDAAGMVKRQILKRPVVERDIVPVMSSTNHPFMRSPGQAIPLIAVETQPEGVVLITEDTEVELREEPISGFEKTGGGITYEDIGGLQGEIQRVREMVELPMKHPQIFKKLGIEPPQGVLLHGPPGTGKTLLAKAVANETSASFFSIAGPEIISKYYGESEQQLREIFEDASEESPAIIFIDELDSIAPKREDVTGEVERRVVAQLLTMMDGLEARGQVIVIAATNRVDSVDPALRRPGRFDREIEIGVPDEEGREEILQIHTRGMPLSDDVSLDHLAHETHGFVGADIESLTKEAAMKALRRYLPEIDLDEEDIPPSLIDRMIVKREDFNGALNEVEPSAMREVLVELPKISWDDVGGLETAKQNIQESIEWPLNNPEKFDRMGIDPPSGVLLYGPPGTGKTLMAKAVANETNANFISVRGPQLLSKWVGESEKAIRQTFRKARQVAPTVIFFDELDSLAPGRGGEMGSNVSERVVNQLLTELDGLEEMGDVMVIGATNRPDMIDPALIRSGRFDRLVMIGQPDVEGREQILKIHTENIPMATDVSLRELAELTDGYVGSDLESIAREAAIEALREDDDAEMVEMRHFRKAMESVRPTITEDILDYYEQMKEDFKGGTADVGRDRQSSRIGFQ, encoded by the coding sequence ATGAACGAAGTTCAACTAGAGGTCGCCAAGGCGTACCCGAACGACTCGGGACGCGGTATCGCCAGGCTCGACCCGGATACGCTGTTACATCTGAAGCTCAGCCCGGGCGATATCATCGAGATAGAAGGTGCAGATACGACCGCCGCCAAGGTGTGGCGCGCGGACAGGCAGGACTGGAACACGGACACCGTCCGCATCGACGGCTTCACCCGCCAGAACGCCGACGTGGGCATCGGCGAACGGGTGACCATCAGGAAAGCAGAGGCCACCAAGGCCGACAAGCTCGTCCTCGCACCCCCCGAGGAGGCGTCGGTCCAGTTCGGCTCCGACGCCGCCGGCATGGTGAAGCGACAGATCCTCAAGCGGCCGGTCGTCGAACGCGACATCGTCCCGGTCATGTCGAGCACGAACCACCCGTTCATGCGCTCGCCGGGCCAGGCCATCCCGCTCATCGCGGTCGAGACCCAGCCCGAGGGCGTCGTGCTCATCACCGAGGACACCGAGGTCGAGCTCCGCGAGGAGCCCATCTCGGGCTTCGAGAAGACCGGTGGCGGCATCACCTACGAGGACATCGGAGGGCTCCAGGGCGAGATCCAGCGGGTCCGCGAGATGGTCGAGCTGCCGATGAAGCACCCGCAGATCTTCAAGAAGCTCGGCATCGAGCCGCCACAGGGTGTCCTCCTGCACGGCCCGCCGGGCACGGGGAAGACCCTGCTGGCGAAGGCGGTCGCCAACGAGACCTCTGCGAGTTTCTTCTCTATCGCCGGTCCCGAGATCATCTCCAAGTACTACGGTGAGTCCGAACAGCAGCTCCGCGAGATATTCGAGGACGCGAGCGAGGAGTCTCCCGCCATCATCTTCATCGACGAACTCGACTCCATCGCGCCCAAGCGTGAGGACGTGACCGGCGAGGTCGAACGCCGCGTCGTCGCCCAGTTGCTGACGATGATGGACGGGCTCGAGGCCCGCGGACAGGTCATCGTCATCGCGGCGACGAACCGCGTCGACTCGGTCGACCCGGCACTGCGCCGCCCCGGCCGCTTCGACCGCGAGATCGAGATCGGCGTCCCCGACGAGGAGGGCCGCGAGGAGATCCTCCAGATCCACACCCGCGGCATGCCGCTGTCGGACGACGTGAGCCTGGACCACCTCGCCCACGAGACCCACGGCTTCGTCGGTGCCGACATCGAGAGCCTCACCAAGGAGGCCGCGATGAAGGCGCTGCGCCGGTACCTCCCCGAGATAGACCTCGACGAGGAGGACATCCCGCCGAGCCTCATCGACCGGATGATCGTCAAGCGCGAGGACTTCAACGGCGCGCTCAACGAGGTCGAACCGAGCGCGATGCGCGAGGTCCTCGTCGAACTCCCGAAGATATCCTGGGACGACGTCGGTGGCCTCGAGACGGCCAAGCAGAACATCCAGGAGTCCATCGAGTGGCCGCTGAACAACCCCGAGAAGTTCGACCGCATGGGCATCGACCCGCCGTCTGGCGTGTTGCTCTACGGCCCGCCCGGCACCGGGAAGACGCTGATGGCGAAGGCGGTCGCCAACGAGACGAACGCGAACTTCATCTCGGTCCGCGGCCCGCAGCTGCTCTCGAAGTGGGTCGGCGAGTCCGAGAAGGCCATCCGGCAGACGTTCCGGAAGGCCCGGCAGGTGGCCCCGACGGTCATCTTCTTCGACGAGCTCGACTCGCTGGCGCCCGGCCGTGGCGGCGAGATGGGCTCGAACGTCTCCGAGCGCGTCGTCAACCAGCTCCTGACCGAACTCGACGGGCTGGAGGAGATGGGCGACGTGATGGTCATCGGCGCGACCAACCGCCCGGACATGATCGACCCGGCGCTCATCCGCTCGGGCCGGTTCGACCGCCTGGTCATGATCGGCCAGCCCGACGTGGAGGGTCGCGAGCAGATCCTGAAGATCCACACGGAGAACATCCCGATGGCGACCGACGTGAGCCTGCGCGAACTCGCCGAGCTCACGGACGGCTACGTCGGCTCCGACCTCGAGTCCATCGCGCGTGAGGCTGCCATCGAGGCCCTGCGCGAGGACGACGACGCCGAGATGGTCGAGATGCGCCACTTCCGCAAGGCGATGGAGTCGGTCCGGCCGACCATCACCGAGGACATCCTCGACTACTACGAGCAGATGAAAGAGGACTTCAAGGGCGGCACGGCCGACGTGGGCCGCGACCGCCAGAGCAGTCGTATCGGCTTCCAGTAG
- a CDS encoding CARDB domain-containing protein: protein MRVTPQLEQQMPSDPPPGPPSPEPASTRSDGSYRPFRDPQVILLVLIVLGTFAVMAGGLGTGPPFGDDNESSGPVFPVFDYDGEERPEAEALSLTANRTTIDPGQAVTFSVRAKDKPVANVTLSGGDRSEKTDRNGTAVLTFAEPGRYQVVLAPTTGEDTSTERVTVTVRRYEVDLAAATSPAKPVTGQPVTVELTRADTGAAIAGTVVAGGQTVQTGADGRANVTFETAGSHTVTVRAPKTGQERFVPAETTVQVQRRVVNLDLGLGTSDPQVDEQVPVRVSRADTGAPVNATVTVGNVTTTTGTDGQTNVSLSTAGEYTVSAAASQTAAVRFRNTTTGMTVKRQVVDLELAVDRTSIQAGERVTFALRRADTGERVAGTVDLYGTPYLTTDEGRLRVAFQTPGTVTAVGNTSQTPRTRFVPASRDLTILGPDWTVTALDAPGSVQRNDSVTVTARVANEGNTGATEQVTYRVGDETLATTTVSLDPGESTAVRLTVDAVDLPAGEYTQSVVVDDASVDATLTVTGNQTEAT, encoded by the coding sequence GTGCGGGTTACACCTCAACTCGAACAGCAGATGCCGTCGGACCCGCCACCTGGCCCGCCATCGCCGGAACCCGCCTCGACGAGGAGCGATGGCTCCTACCGGCCCTTCCGCGACCCGCAGGTCATCCTGCTGGTCCTCATCGTCCTCGGGACGTTCGCGGTGATGGCGGGCGGGCTCGGGACCGGCCCCCCGTTCGGCGACGACAACGAATCCTCTGGCCCCGTCTTCCCGGTGTTCGACTACGACGGCGAGGAGCGACCGGAAGCCGAGGCGCTCTCGCTCACCGCGAACCGGACGACCATCGACCCCGGGCAGGCGGTCACGTTCTCGGTGCGCGCGAAGGACAAACCCGTCGCCAACGTCACGCTGTCGGGCGGTGACCGGAGCGAGAAGACGGACCGGAACGGGACCGCGGTCCTGACCTTCGCCGAGCCGGGGCGCTACCAGGTCGTGCTGGCACCGACGACGGGCGAGGACACGTCCACCGAGCGCGTGACCGTCACGGTCCGGCGCTACGAGGTCGACCTCGCGGCCGCGACGAGCCCGGCGAAACCGGTCACCGGCCAGCCAGTGACCGTCGAACTCACCCGGGCCGACACGGGGGCGGCCATCGCCGGGACGGTGGTCGCCGGTGGTCAGACGGTCCAGACAGGCGCGGACGGCCGGGCGAACGTGACCTTCGAGACCGCGGGCAGCCACACCGTCACGGTCCGGGCACCCAAGACCGGGCAGGAGCGCTTCGTCCCCGCCGAGACGACCGTCCAAGTCCAGCGCCGGGTCGTGAACCTGGACCTCGGCCTCGGGACGAGCGACCCGCAGGTCGACGAGCAGGTTCCGGTCCGGGTGAGCCGGGCCGACACCGGCGCGCCCGTGAACGCGACGGTCACGGTCGGGAACGTGACGACCACGACCGGCACGGACGGCCAGACCAACGTCTCCCTGTCGACGGCCGGCGAGTACACCGTCTCCGCCGCGGCGTCGCAGACGGCCGCGGTCCGATTCAGGAACACGACCACCGGGATGACGGTGAAGCGGCAGGTGGTCGACCTGGAACTGGCCGTCGACCGCACCTCCATCCAGGCGGGCGAACGCGTGACGTTCGCGCTCCGCCGGGCCGACACCGGCGAGCGCGTCGCGGGCACGGTCGACCTCTACGGGACGCCCTACCTGACGACCGACGAGGGCCGCCTCCGGGTCGCCTTCCAGACCCCCGGCACCGTCACCGCGGTCGGGAACACCTCGCAGACGCCCCGGACCCGGTTCGTCCCCGCGAGCCGGGATCTAACCATCCTCGGCCCAGACTGGACGGTCACGGCCCTCGACGCGCCCGGGTCCGTCCAGCGGAACGACTCGGTGACCGTGACGGCTCGCGTCGCCAACGAAGGGAACACGGGTGCGACCGAGCAGGTGACCTACCGCGTCGGGGACGAGACGCTGGCGACGACGACCGTGTCGCTGGACCCCGGTGAATCGACCGCGGTCAGGCTCACCGTCGACGCGGTCGACCTGCCTGCGGGCGAGTACACCCAGTCGGTCGTCGTCGACGACGCGAGCGTCGACGCGACCCTGACGGTCACGGGGAACCAGACCGAGGCGACCTAG
- a CDS encoding DMT family transporter: protein MTRYRNVSLFLVLAAVWGSAFMAIKAGVADIPPVLFAALRYDIAGVLMLGYAIYAVDDWLPRSRAAWLEVAIGGVFMIAAYHALLFVGETGPVTSGAAAVLVALSPVLTTAFARLLLPNEPVTPGTWLGMLLALVGVAVLVHPDPDALLSDAVVSKLLVFGAAAAFALGSVLTRRVESDISIEAMEAWSMLLGALLMHALSVAMPSESFALIEWTPRAIASLVYLSIFASALGFLIYFDLLDRLGPVEINMVSYVAPVFAAISGWLVLGDTVDVYTVVGFVVIFAGFAVVKRRALAAELESVRTARRQES, encoded by the coding sequence GTGACCAGATACCGGAACGTCTCGCTCTTTCTCGTCCTCGCGGCCGTCTGGGGGAGCGCCTTCATGGCCATCAAGGCGGGTGTCGCCGACATCCCGCCGGTGCTGTTCGCCGCCCTCCGGTACGACATCGCGGGCGTCCTGATGCTCGGCTACGCCATCTACGCGGTCGACGACTGGCTGCCCCGCTCCCGGGCCGCCTGGCTGGAGGTCGCCATCGGCGGCGTGTTCATGATCGCCGCCTACCACGCGCTGCTGTTCGTCGGCGAGACCGGTCCCGTCACCAGCGGGGCCGCGGCGGTCCTCGTCGCGCTCTCGCCGGTCCTGACGACCGCGTTCGCCCGACTGCTGCTGCCGAACGAACCGGTGACGCCCGGCACGTGGCTCGGGATGCTCCTCGCCCTCGTCGGCGTGGCCGTCCTCGTCCACCCGGACCCGGACGCGTTGCTCTCGGACGCCGTCGTCTCCAAGTTGCTCGTGTTCGGGGCCGCGGCGGCCTTCGCGCTGGGGAGCGTGCTCACCCGGCGGGTCGAGAGCGACATCTCCATCGAGGCGATGGAGGCGTGGTCGATGCTGCTGGGGGCACTGCTGATGCACGCCCTGAGCGTCGCCATGCCCAGCGAATCGTTCGCCCTCATCGAGTGGACGCCACGGGCCATCGCGTCGCTGGTGTACCTCTCCATCTTCGCCAGCGCCCTCGGCTTCCTCATCTACTTCGACCTGCTGGACCGGCTCGGCCCGGTCGAAATCAACATGGTCTCCTACGTCGCGCCGGTGTTCGCCGCCATCTCGGGCTGGCTGGTCCTCGGTGACACCGTGGACGTCTACACCGTCGTCGGGTTCGTCGTCATCTTCGCCGGCTTCGCGGTCGTCAAGCGCCGGGCACTCGCCGCCGAGCTGGAGAGCGTGCGGACTGCGCGGCGGCAGGAATCGTAG
- a CDS encoding ribonuclease H, whose product MAAHGRPALRDLFDESPTPHIAHPPTTHHRDFYVATDGSYRESGAGGLGVVIEARDGTRVTRLSTGDSPPDNNVAEYRALHLGLDVLAARAPADARVGILVDHDDLAANVNNAVLATRHPDWQPTKPFVVPRASENHWRGIRARLCGFGEVRAARIHSDDNPAHPLANAPDRYAHVNDEPERCVLPEPLGPAETAGPQYPPPSRADRHASD is encoded by the coding sequence ATGGCCGCTCATGGCCGTCCCGCGCTGCGGGATCTGTTCGACGAGTCGCCGACGCCGCACATCGCACACCCGCCTACGACTCACCACCGCGATTTCTACGTCGCCACAGACGGCTCCTACAGAGAGTCGGGTGCGGGTGGACTCGGTGTCGTCATCGAGGCCCGAGACGGCACGCGCGTCACGCGCCTGTCGACCGGCGACTCGCCCCCGGACAACAACGTCGCCGAGTACCGGGCACTGCACCTCGGACTCGACGTGCTCGCCGCCCGTGCGCCCGCGGATGCCCGCGTCGGCATCCTCGTGGACCACGACGACCTCGCGGCGAACGTCAACAACGCGGTGCTCGCGACTCGACACCCGGACTGGCAACCGACCAAACCGTTCGTCGTCCCGCGGGCCAGCGAGAACCACTGGCGGGGCATCCGCGCCCGCCTCTGTGGCTTCGGCGAGGTGCGTGCCGCGCGCATCCACTCCGACGACAACCCGGCGCACCCGCTGGCGAACGCGCCGGACCGCTACGCCCACGTCAACGACGAACCGGAACGCTGCGTCCTGCCCGAACCGCTCGGGCCGGCCGAGACCGCGGGCCCGCAGTACCCGCCGCCGTCGCGCGCCGACCGCCACGCCTCGGACTGA